The Microlunatus soli genome contains the following window.
GTGCTCGCCGGCGTGCACCTGAACGGGAAACGCGCCATTGTGACCGGCGGCTACGCCGGCCTCGGCTACGAGACGGCCCGGGCGCTCGCGGGCGCCGGGGCCTCGGTGACCATCGCCGGCCGCAAGCCGTCGGCCGTCGACTCGGCGGTCACCAAGATCATCGCGGCCACCGGCAATCCGACCGTCGACGGCCTGGTCCTCGATCTCGCCGACCTCGATTCGGTCGCGACAGCCACCGCCGAGTGGGCGGGCCCCTTGGACATCTTGATCAACAATGCCGGCGTGATGGCGATCCCGAAGCTCACCCCCAGCAGGCAGGGCCATGAGCTGCAGTTCGCGGTGAACTTCCTCGGCCACTTCGCCCTGACGGTCGGCCTGCGGGACGCTCTCGCCGCGGCGCCGGACGCGCGGATCGTCAATCTGAGCTCGAATGCGCACCTCTACTCGCCGCCGGTCTTCGGCGATCTCGATTACAACTTCCGTGGTTATCATCCTCTGGCGGCCTACGCCGAGGCCAAGGCCGCAATGGTGTTGTTCGCCGTCGAAGCCGATCGGCGATGGGCCGCGGACGGGATCCGCGCCAACGCCTGCAACCCCGGCGCCATTGCCACCGGACTGCAGCAGCACACCGGCGGCCTGCAGACACCGGTCGAGCGCCGCAAGACCGTCGAGCAGGGTGCCGCGACCTCGGTCCTGCTGGCGGCTTCGCCGCTGCTCAACGACATCGGCGGCCGATACTTCGAGGACGTCGCCGAGGCCGAGGTCCGTCATCGGGCGCCAGGCGGGTTCGGTACCGGTGTCGCCGCTTTCGCCCTTGATCATCGGTACTCCGAACTGCTCTTCGAGCTCGCACTCGAGTTGATCAACTAGGAGTGCGCTACCGCGTACGTCCTCGACCGGTACGCGGCTGCTCGCGACGGTTCCGGTGGTCGGCGGCGTGCTGCGGCACGGATCGTTGCGCCCGCCGGCCGGACGAGACCGAGGTGCCGCGACCGGCCGCCGCATTTTTCCTGATCGCACTGGCCGGGGCGGCGTGACTGCGTTCGGCGCGGATCCGGGTCTCCGCCAATTGGCCACCGATGCCGTTGCCGGCCAGCCGCTCGGCCAACCGACGGGCCTGCGGGTCGGCCGATCCCTCCGGATGCGCGGCGCGGGCGGGCGGCCGTTCGGACCGGTCCAGGTCGGACGACTCCGTACCGGAT
Protein-coding sequences here:
- a CDS encoding SDR family NAD(P)-dependent oxidoreductase, translated to MTERIKTPFGFSSTTDEVLAGVHLNGKRAIVTGGYAGLGYETARALAGAGASVTIAGRKPSAVDSAVTKIIAATGNPTVDGLVLDLADLDSVATATAEWAGPLDILINNAGVMAIPKLTPSRQGHELQFAVNFLGHFALTVGLRDALAAAPDARIVNLSSNAHLYSPPVFGDLDYNFRGYHPLAAYAEAKAAMVLFAVEADRRWAADGIRANACNPGAIATGLQQHTGGLQTPVERRKTVEQGAATSVLLAASPLLNDIGGRYFEDVAEAEVRHRAPGGFGTGVAAFALDHRYSELLFELALELIN